From the Hevea brasiliensis isolate MT/VB/25A 57/8 chromosome 15, ASM3005281v1, whole genome shotgun sequence genome, one window contains:
- the LOC110671636 gene encoding protein RALF-like 24 has protein sequence MSKPTLCLLALLFLHTHFTICNGISVSGLTSLENTEIDVMVRRGCTMKIGDGSEEPEMESEISRRVLEMQKKYISYETLKRDMVPCTKPGASYYDCHAAEANPYSRGCEVITRCRGH, from the coding sequence ATGTCCAAACCCACACTCTGCCTTCTAGCTCTCCTTTTCCTTCATACCCATTTCACAATTTGCAATGGGATTTCAGTTTCAGGCCTCACTTCACTGGAAAACACTGAGATTGATGTCATGGTGAGGAGGGGTTGCACCATGAAGATTGGAGACGGCTCTGAAGAGCCAGAGATGGAGTCAGAGATCAGCAGGAGAGTTCTTGAGATGCAAAAGAAGTATATAAGCTATGAGACACTGAAGAGGGACATGGTTCCATGTACAAAACCAGGTGCATCTTACTATGATTGTCATGCTGCAGAGGCCAATCCTTACAGCAGAGGTTGTGAGGTCATTACAAGGTGTAGAGGGCATTAA